Proteins encoded together in one Congzhengia minquanensis window:
- a CDS encoding Tex family protein: protein MDKIFKQLKEEFSLSDKVISNIVTLIDEGNTIPFIARYRKELTNSADDALLRKFYERLKQLRALEEKRDDILRLIGEQGALTDELKEKIEKASTQTELDDLYRPYRPKRKTRASMAKEKGLEPLADLILAQTVTEAEVEKAASALVGKTVESAEEAFAGALDIIAETVSDNAQVRAFVRRKIWNDGFMTVKKAKDEDSTYAMYYDFQEPVRKIANHRVLAINRGENEGFLKVSLDVEDADIVQGISRLYVKKDGTGRLTEMVVSAVEDALKRLIAPSVKNEIRVELTDRAQESAIDVFSDNLGRLLMQPPVKGKIVMGVDPGYRTGCKIAVVDETGKVLDTTVAFFTLEHHDKEKAKKMLLNRLEKWNVDVISIGNGTASKESELFISELIKETKHEVKYAVVNEAGASVYSASELGTEEFPDFDVAQRSAVSIARRLQDPLSELVKIEPKSIGVGQYQHDMNQKRLSEALAGTVESCVNAVGVDLNTASVPLLSYISGINKSIAKNIVAYRETEGKFTERKQLMKVKKLGAKAFEQCAGFLRITDGKNPLDATPVHPESYQTAKLILEKTGASVVSLDRGKFDAEIKKLDLKRISEETNTGEITIMDIIEAIKKPMRDVRDDLPKPILKSELMSIENLKPGMILTGTVRNVIDFGAFVDIGVHQDGLVHISQICARYIQHPKEVLSVGDVVSVKVLAVDLVKNRISLSMKDA, encoded by the coding sequence TTGGATAAAATATTTAAGCAGCTAAAAGAGGAGTTTTCCCTGTCAGACAAGGTGATTTCTAACATAGTCACTTTAATTGACGAGGGCAACACCATTCCTTTTATTGCGCGTTACCGGAAAGAATTGACAAATTCTGCCGACGATGCACTGCTTAGAAAATTTTATGAGCGTCTGAAACAGCTTCGCGCCCTGGAAGAAAAGCGTGACGACATATTGAGGCTTATCGGTGAGCAGGGCGCGCTCACCGATGAATTAAAAGAAAAGATTGAAAAGGCTTCGACCCAGACAGAGCTGGACGATTTATACAGGCCATACCGTCCGAAACGCAAAACCAGGGCCTCTATGGCAAAAGAAAAAGGTTTGGAGCCGTTGGCAGATCTGATTTTGGCACAAACTGTCACGGAAGCGGAAGTGGAAAAGGCCGCGTCAGCGCTGGTGGGCAAGACCGTGGAGTCGGCAGAGGAGGCCTTTGCCGGCGCGCTTGATATCATCGCAGAAACCGTTTCCGACAACGCTCAGGTGAGGGCCTTTGTCCGCAGAAAAATTTGGAACGACGGATTTATGACGGTGAAAAAAGCAAAAGATGAAGACAGTACCTACGCCATGTATTACGACTTTCAAGAGCCGGTGCGGAAAATTGCCAATCACAGAGTTTTGGCAATCAACCGCGGTGAAAATGAAGGCTTTTTAAAGGTATCGTTAGACGTTGAAGACGCAGATATCGTGCAGGGTATTTCCAGGCTGTATGTGAAAAAGGACGGCACCGGCCGCCTTACCGAAATGGTGGTTTCCGCCGTGGAGGACGCATTAAAACGGCTGATTGCCCCATCTGTGAAAAACGAAATCCGCGTGGAGCTAACAGACCGGGCGCAGGAATCTGCCATTGATGTGTTTTCCGATAATTTGGGCCGCCTGCTCATGCAGCCGCCGGTGAAGGGGAAAATCGTCATGGGGGTAGACCCGGGCTACCGGACGGGCTGCAAAATTGCGGTGGTGGACGAAACGGGGAAAGTGCTCGACACAACCGTGGCCTTTTTTACACTGGAGCACCACGACAAGGAAAAAGCAAAAAAAATGCTGCTTAACAGGCTTGAAAAGTGGAACGTGGATGTAATTTCCATTGGGAACGGCACCGCGTCAAAAGAGTCTGAGTTATTTATTTCTGAGTTAATAAAAGAAACAAAGCACGAAGTGAAATATGCAGTGGTAAATGAAGCCGGCGCGTCTGTTTATTCCGCATCAGAACTGGGTACGGAGGAATTTCCGGATTTCGACGTTGCGCAGCGCAGTGCGGTTTCCATTGCTCGCAGGCTGCAGGACCCGCTTTCCGAACTTGTGAAAATTGAACCGAAATCCATCGGCGTGGGGCAGTATCAGCACGATATGAACCAGAAACGGCTCAGCGAGGCCCTTGCGGGAACGGTGGAATCCTGCGTGAACGCCGTGGGCGTGGATTTGAACACGGCGTCGGTGCCGCTGCTTTCGTATATTTCCGGAATTAATAAATCCATTGCGAAAAACATTGTGGCCTATCGGGAAACCGAGGGCAAATTTACCGAGCGCAAACAGCTGATGAAGGTAAAAAAGCTGGGAGCAAAAGCGTTTGAGCAGTGCGCTGGATTTCTGCGCATTACAGACGGGAAAAATCCGCTGGACGCAACACCTGTTCATCCGGAATCGTATCAAACCGCCAAACTGATTTTAGAAAAAACCGGCGCATCTGTGGTGTCCCTTGACCGGGGTAAGTTTGACGCAGAAATAAAAAAACTGGATTTAAAACGGATTTCAGAAGAAACCAATACTGGTGAAATTACCATAATGGACATTATCGAAGCAATTAAGAAGCCTATGCGCGATGTGCGGGACGATTTGCCAAAACCCATTTTGAAATCGGAACTGATGTCCATTGAAAACTTAAAGCCCGGAATGATTCTTACCGGAACCGTTCGGAACGTGATTGATTTCGGCGCGTTTGTTGACATTGGCGTCCACCAGGATGGACTGGTGCACATTTCGCAAATTTGCGCACGCTACATTCAACATCCCAAGGAAGTTTTGAGTGTAGGTGATGTGGTTTCTGTTAAGGTGCTAGCCGTAGACCTTGTGAAAAACAGAATTTCACTGTCAATGAAAGATGCTTAG
- a CDS encoding S-layer homology domain-containing protein, with the protein MKRIISIILAVVLVIMPAGVISGEDSGILDSVLNKLAEYTTEQRDGYISYFRPFITTDTGVSAALLNLDSGAMDGIIQEIVGDSVDKPTLRRVFQSFTCIKDETGIRLTYADILQKKIELENASNATLKGMEKLMNVLYKRYPAAEKIFTEDRITAGVVANLFTIIPEINESKPMLKFKDGEFDVNFVSQTFADDFDAVWDGYISKTGKTVTYQQMVDTLVTFLNSKVPQSDKSSVATALDDLGVCKKESSSQSGGGNGGTGGGGNGGTSDNNKPDDTKPTEEETGNYTVLESYDGITDELLGGGFIIKTKADTANVIEISTQAQSPMIYEFSGGKLVPVKYSVPSEKGILAQVKADGVYVVKSLSYPFADANGWGKSFIAALYNRGIINGKSETAFEPDASITREEFVKLVVELFDLNDTALKVDFKDVAEGAWYYSYVASAYENNIVSGIGENMFGTGQKIKRQDMAKIINTVLEANGIRADKASSSVFKDYGTISDYAKDHVLAIYGLGIISGDDNGNFNPNQFATRQEAAKMVYGMLTAFVNSLKE; encoded by the coding sequence ATGAAAAGAATTATTTCTATTATACTTGCTGTTGTGCTGGTTATCATGCCGGCTGGCGTTATTTCGGGAGAAGATTCCGGAATTTTAGATTCGGTTTTAAATAAACTTGCAGAATATACAACGGAACAGCGTGACGGTTACATTAGTTATTTTCGGCCATTTATTACAACCGATACCGGTGTAAGCGCGGCCTTGCTTAACTTAGATTCCGGTGCTATGGACGGTATAATTCAAGAAATTGTCGGTGATTCCGTGGACAAGCCGACGTTAAGGAGGGTGTTTCAGTCCTTTACCTGTATTAAAGATGAAACAGGGATTCGGCTCACTTACGCCGATATTCTTCAAAAGAAAATTGAGCTGGAAAATGCTTCGAATGCAACGCTTAAGGGCATGGAAAAATTGATGAATGTTTTGTATAAGCGTTATCCGGCGGCAGAAAAAATCTTTACCGAGGACAGAATTACTGCCGGTGTTGTTGCAAATCTGTTTACCATAATACCGGAAATTAACGAAAGCAAACCGATGCTAAAATTTAAAGACGGCGAATTTGATGTAAATTTCGTCAGCCAAACATTTGCTGATGATTTCGATGCGGTTTGGGACGGCTATATCAGCAAGACAGGCAAAACCGTGACCTACCAGCAGATGGTTGACACGTTAGTTACCTTTTTAAACAGTAAAGTTCCGCAAAGCGACAAGTCCTCGGTGGCAACGGCCCTTGACGACCTTGGCGTTTGCAAGAAAGAATCCTCCTCCCAATCCGGCGGCGGAAATGGCGGCACGGGCGGCGGTGGAAATGGCGGAACTTCAGATAACAACAAGCCGGATGACACAAAGCCGACAGAAGAAGAAACCGGCAACTACACCGTTTTAGAATCTTATGACGGTATTACGGACGAGCTATTGGGTGGCGGATTTATTATTAAAACCAAAGCAGACACCGCCAATGTGATTGAAATTTCCACACAGGCACAAAGCCCCATGATTTATGAATTCAGCGGCGGAAAGCTTGTTCCGGTGAAATATTCCGTTCCGTCGGAAAAAGGAATATTAGCACAGGTGAAGGCAGACGGCGTTTATGTTGTAAAATCGCTATCCTATCCCTTTGCAGATGCAAACGGCTGGGGAAAAAGCTTTATTGCGGCGCTTTATAACCGCGGCATTATCAACGGCAAGAGCGAAACCGCCTTCGAGCCGGATGCCAGCATCACCAGGGAAGAATTTGTAAAGCTGGTGGTTGAGCTGTTTGATTTAAACGACACAGCATTAAAGGTTGATTTTAAAGACGTAGCTGAGGGAGCGTGGTACTATTCCTATGTTGCCAGCGCGTATGAAAACAACATTGTAAGCGGTATTGGTGAAAACATGTTTGGAACCGGCCAGAAGATTAAGCGTCAGGATATGGCAAAAATTATTAATACTGTGCTGGAAGCAAACGGAATCCGTGCAGACAAGGCAAGCAGTTCTGTGTTTAAAGATTACGGGACCATCAGCGACTATGCGAAAGACCACGTTCTTGCAATTTATGGACTGGGCATCATCTCGGGCGATGACAACGGAAACTTTAATCCAAACCAGTTCGCAACAAGACAGGAAGCGGCCAAGATGGTTTATGGCATGCTGACGGCATTTGTCAATTCATTAAAGGAGTAA
- a CDS encoding S-layer homology domain-containing protein, translating to MKKFLCAILTSALLLTSVTPAFAAGSIDVPESKISEIVTEFCKYMPEDPGQRIRIWMVFKAYMVDGTNGIDTIIAALKGEQDLPANDDMQIIFNKFVDQVKDKYSDQFIFLLELYKNTSLSARKESLDNFGKDPVNGVFEKTPLELNAEEKAAADALFDAYITDDAETGLDFHEIDSANFLNLITPFNGRFKMTNDRNDDFVLSTYSKTFAKDLGSTLEYSSINGVDVESRGTDLQKGFDILTGVVEMFNSFSDEQKDNLKIVLANEDINLYKEGQSAAERPADEEDPDDTDDTDPTRPGGGSTRPNRPGTSTDDEFVLTTPTYNTSKPLFNDMTSGSWEVPYVMNLTERKIFIGYEDGSFRPNISISRQEIAVALVRAMGLTPDAAVADANSGFSDDATIADWARGYVNIAVEKKLFTGYDDGEFKPTRTISRQELITVIMRLTEDSDASTSMTYTDAADIQGYAREYVGKATNLGIVGGYPDGSFKPFNDVTRAEAAKMLYNGLEYYTFMSK from the coding sequence ATGAAAAAGTTTCTTTGTGCCATTTTGACATCTGCCTTATTGCTTACGTCAGTAACTCCGGCGTTTGCGGCAGGTTCAATTGATGTGCCCGAAAGCAAAATTTCAGAGATTGTAACTGAGTTTTGTAAGTATATGCCAGAAGATCCAGGCCAGCGCATTCGAATTTGGATGGTATTTAAAGCATATATGGTTGACGGAACAAACGGCATTGACACAATTATTGCCGCTTTGAAAGGCGAACAAGATTTACCGGCAAACGATGACATGCAAATTATCTTTAATAAGTTTGTTGACCAGGTAAAAGATAAGTACAGCGATCAGTTTATCTTTTTACTGGAGCTTTATAAAAACACCAGTTTAAGTGCCAGAAAAGAATCTCTCGACAATTTTGGCAAAGATCCTGTAAACGGGGTGTTCGAGAAAACGCCTCTTGAGTTAAATGCTGAAGAAAAAGCTGCGGCAGATGCACTGTTTGACGCATATATCACTGACGATGCAGAAACAGGCTTAGATTTTCATGAAATTGACAGTGCAAATTTCTTGAACCTGATTACACCGTTTAACGGCCGTTTTAAAATGACAAATGACAGAAACGACGATTTTGTGCTTTCTACATATAGCAAGACCTTTGCTAAGGATCTTGGAAGTACATTGGAGTATTCTTCAATTAACGGTGTAGATGTAGAATCAAGAGGCACCGACCTTCAGAAAGGTTTCGATATTCTTACCGGTGTTGTAGAAATGTTTAACTCATTTTCTGACGAACAGAAAGACAATTTAAAGATTGTTCTTGCAAATGAAGATATTAATCTCTACAAAGAAGGTCAGTCAGCGGCAGAAAGACCGGCTGATGAAGAAGATCCGGATGATACGGATGATACGGATCCTACACGCCCCGGCGGTGGTTCAACAAGACCGAACAGACCGGGCACTTCTACGGATGATGAGTTTGTTTTGACAACGCCGACGTACAACACATCAAAACCGCTGTTTAACGATATGACATCAGGCAGCTGGGAAGTACCGTATGTCATGAACCTGACAGAGAGAAAAATCTTTATTGGTTATGAAGACGGTTCGTTTAGACCGAACATCAGCATTTCCCGTCAGGAAATTGCGGTTGCTCTGGTTCGTGCAATGGGTCTGACACCTGACGCTGCAGTGGCAGATGCAAACTCCGGATTCTCAGATGATGCTACGATCGCAGATTGGGCAAGAGGTTATGTAAATATTGCAGTTGAAAAGAAGCTCTTCACCGGTTATGATGACGGGGAATTTAAACCCACCCGCACAATTTCCAGACAGGAACTGATTACTGTTATTATGAGACTCACCGAAGACTCAGATGCTTCAACATCTATGACCTATACAGATGCAGCAGACATTCAAGGCTATGCAAGAGAATATGTAGGCAAAGCAACCAACCTTGGAATTGTCGGTGGTTATCCGGATGGCTCCTTTAAGCCTTTTAATGATGTAACAAGGGCAGAAGCCGCTAAGATGCTCTACAATGGTTTAGAATATTACACCTTTATGAGCAAATAA